CATACCATACATGCACCAATGCCACATCCCATACGTTCTTCAACAGAAATCTGACATGGTTTTTTCGCTTTAATTGCCATTTCTTTTAAAGCTTTAAGCATTGGTTTTGGTCCACATCCGTATATTATATCAATATCATCTATAATATCCTTTATTAAATCTGTCACATAGCCGCATTTACCATGGCTTCCATCTTCTGTAGCAATAAATACCTCACCATATTTTTTAAATTCATCAATTAAATAAATTTCGCTTCTGAATCCAAGAGCTATATATATTTTTTCACTCTTTAGTTCCTTTGTAAGATATAGAAGTGGTGGTATTCCTACTCCTCCGCCAACTATAAGAATTTTCTTGTTTTTAAATATATCAAATCCATGCCCATGTGGACCGGTTATTTCAATGGAATCGCCTGGTTTCATTTTAGATAGATTTTTTGTTCCTTCTCCTTTAAGCTGATATACTATCGTCAAGATTTTTTTATCAATGTCACATATGCTCATTGGTCTTTTTAAAAGGGTTCTTCCTCCACAATTTAACATGATAAACTGACCGGGAAAAGCTTTCTCCTCCCATTCTAATACCATTTTATATATTCCACTGCTTATCTCAATATTACTAATTATTTTTTTTAACATATTACACCTCTACATCATTATTTGTTTTTTTTTGATAATAGAATTATTTATCATATCTCTCATCATAAGAACCTCCGCTCTTGCAGCTTTAGCATATTCATATTCAGAATATAATTCACTCCAATTTGGACTCTTATATGCAAATATTACTTTTCTTGATGAATTAATAATCGCTCCAAGACCATTGTTATCAAAACAATTTTTTATGTCATCAACCGTTGCCCCTTGTGCTCCATAGCCTGGTACTAAAAATAGACAATAAGGCATTTGCTTTCTTAATATTTTTGCAACTTCAGGATATGTGGCACCAACTACCGCCCCTATTGAACTGTAACCAGATTTGCCCAGAACCATTTTTGATATCCGGTTTACCATTTCTGCAACATTTTCATATACAAGACCTTTATTCGTTTTTAAATCTTGTATATCCCCAGAACCTTTATTTGAGGTTTTTACAAGTATGAATAAACCTTTCCCAAATTTA
This is a stretch of genomic DNA from Aceticella autotrophica. It encodes these proteins:
- a CDS encoding dihydroorotate dehydrogenase electron transfer subunit, producing the protein MLKKIISNIEISSGIYKMVLEWEEKAFPGQFIMLNCGGRTLLKRPMSICDIDKKILTIVYQLKGEGTKNLSKMKPGDSIEITGPHGHGFDIFKNKKILIVGGGVGIPPLLYLTKELKSEKIYIALGFRSEIYLIDEFKKYGEVFIATEDGSHGKCGYVTDLIKDIIDDIDIIYGCGPKPMLKALKEMAIKAKKPCQISVEERMGCGIGACMVCACKIKDKDNFHYKKVCKDGPVFWAEEVEI
- the pyrF gene encoding orotidine-5'-phosphate decarboxylase — encoded protein: MFIDNLIEKIKDKKNPTVVGLDPRIESIPKFLKDMAYNIHGENVKGICEALYLFNKGIIDEIYNIVSAVKLQVAFYEAYGAEGFKVFFKTAEYAKEKGIFVIADVKRGDIADVAKMYSKAYLQHKSIDAITVNPYMGEDTILPYIDDMIKFGKGLFILVKTSNKGSGDIQDLKTNKGLVYENVAEMVNRISKMVLGKSGYSSIGAVVGATYPEVAKILRKQMPYCLFLVPGYGAQGATVDDIKNCFDNNGLGAIINSSRKVIFAYKSPNWSELYSEYEYAKAARAEVLMMRDMINNSIIKKKQIMM